One region of Terricaulis silvestris genomic DNA includes:
- a CDS encoding phenylacetate--CoA ligase family protein: MDRRYFDPIETAPRSEIDRVQEERLIEQVGHVYERSPLIRREWDKAGVTPNDIRSISDFKRLAPFIEKATIQNFRAETGDPMGGVLAGPLSEVALYGTSSGTTGDPTLFAESWTARGEMIFTARDIWETGLRPGDHLIDVQMVIRSIGRLYFLDMGATPIFFHHDASDVPRLIQACLKYRPSWMFHISSPLIYALERLEAETKVDLRDVFSSFKGVIYGGEPMGRHNKELMKRWGVPVFEFTSLGDCGTAWECQARDGFHAWEDLVVFEVVDPETGDPVPSGGRGEMVCTALVDKVDPLIRFRSGDLVRWTNEPCACGRTHARYWPLGRAGDELIVDGRSVMPADVWSAVESVPETASGLFQIIRPQREVSELKLRVGYDGAPDMADLARRVADAVEKNTGLRPSVELMPNTEIVKFGPPHKIPRTAKQ, from the coding sequence TTGGACCGCAGATACTTCGATCCAATCGAGACGGCACCAAGATCGGAGATCGATCGCGTTCAAGAAGAGCGCCTCATCGAGCAGGTGGGGCATGTATATGAGAGATCACCGCTCATTCGGCGGGAGTGGGACAAGGCCGGCGTTACGCCCAACGACATTCGCTCCATAAGCGATTTCAAGCGCCTCGCGCCGTTCATCGAAAAGGCGACGATCCAGAATTTCCGCGCCGAGACCGGCGACCCGATGGGCGGCGTGCTCGCCGGCCCTCTTTCAGAAGTGGCGCTCTACGGGACCAGTTCGGGCACCACAGGTGATCCCACCTTGTTCGCGGAGAGCTGGACCGCGCGCGGCGAAATGATCTTTACAGCGCGAGATATCTGGGAAACCGGTCTGCGTCCTGGCGATCACCTGATCGATGTCCAGATGGTCATCCGCTCGATCGGGCGGCTCTACTTTCTAGACATGGGCGCCACGCCAATCTTCTTTCATCACGACGCCAGCGATGTGCCGCGCCTGATTCAAGCGTGTCTCAAATACCGCCCGAGCTGGATGTTTCACATCAGCTCGCCGCTCATCTACGCGCTCGAACGCCTCGAAGCCGAAACGAAAGTGGATCTTCGCGACGTCTTCTCTTCGTTCAAGGGCGTCATCTATGGCGGCGAGCCGATGGGCCGGCACAACAAGGAATTGATGAAGCGCTGGGGCGTCCCTGTATTCGAATTCACCAGCCTCGGCGACTGCGGCACCGCATGGGAATGCCAAGCGCGCGACGGCTTCCACGCATGGGAAGATCTCGTCGTCTTCGAAGTTGTCGATCCCGAAACGGGCGATCCCGTCCCATCTGGCGGGCGCGGCGAGATGGTATGCACCGCCCTCGTCGACAAGGTCGATCCGCTCATCCGCTTCCGTTCGGGTGATCTCGTGCGCTGGACGAATGAACCGTGCGCGTGCGGCCGCACGCATGCGCGCTACTGGCCACTCGGACGCGCAGGCGACGAACTGATCGTCGATGGCCGTAGTGTGATGCCGGCGGACGTCTGGAGCGCGGTCGAAAGCGTGCCCGAAACCGCATCCGGCCTCTTCCAGATCATTCGCCCGCAACGCGAAGTGTCAGAGCTGAAACTGCGCGTTGGCTACGACGGCGCGCCGGACATGGCTGATCTCGCGCGCCGCGTCGCGGACGCGGTGGAGAAGAATACCGGACTTCGCCCGAGCGTCGAACTGATGCCCAACACGGAAATCGTGAAGTTCGGGCCGCCCCATAAGATTCCACGGACGGCGAAGCAATGA
- a CDS encoding phosphotransferase family protein: protein MAEADASVFDPVRFAVWADANLPGLGQGSVSSTILAGGASNIVLCIARDGAPMVLRRPPRTPRPDSSKIIAREAQVLAALKPADVPHPEFQIYCEDSSVIGAPFYVMAMVDGFLGYPLENLPAPYDRPGEARRSLAFALVEGIARLANVDYQAVGLEGFGKPEGFLERQATRWMSQLASYKESEGYEQRDIPGLAYVADWLKANTPPMSKPGIIHGDYSLANAMFHHGAPARLAAMIDWELATIGDPLLDLGWVLYAYRGRDERTPPSGYFDPTDFPYREDLAEYYAERTGRSLDHLTYYMVLAQFKLGVIMERQYARILNGRQSIEVAGDAGAFVVRLIGKAHAMARGEA from the coding sequence ATGGCCGAGGCGGATGCATCGGTCTTCGATCCCGTTCGCTTTGCGGTGTGGGCTGATGCGAACTTGCCGGGTCTCGGCCAAGGCTCGGTTTCCAGCACGATCCTCGCCGGCGGCGCCAGCAATATCGTCCTTTGCATCGCACGCGACGGTGCGCCTATGGTGCTACGCCGCCCGCCGCGCACGCCGCGCCCGGATAGCTCCAAGATCATAGCACGCGAAGCGCAAGTGCTGGCGGCGCTAAAGCCGGCTGACGTGCCGCACCCGGAATTCCAGATTTATTGCGAAGACTCATCTGTGATCGGGGCGCCGTTTTATGTGATGGCGATGGTGGACGGGTTTTTGGGCTACCCGCTTGAGAACTTACCAGCGCCCTATGACCGACCGGGCGAGGCCCGACGCTCTCTCGCGTTCGCGCTTGTCGAAGGCATCGCGCGTTTGGCCAACGTCGACTACCAAGCCGTCGGCCTAGAGGGCTTCGGCAAGCCGGAAGGCTTCCTTGAGCGCCAAGCCACGCGTTGGATGTCTCAACTCGCTTCTTACAAGGAAAGCGAAGGCTACGAGCAGCGCGACATTCCCGGGCTCGCTTATGTCGCCGACTGGCTCAAGGCCAACACGCCGCCGATGTCCAAGCCCGGAATCATTCACGGCGACTACAGCTTAGCCAACGCGATGTTTCATCACGGCGCGCCCGCGCGCCTGGCGGCGATGATCGACTGGGAGCTGGCGACGATCGGCGATCCGCTGCTGGATCTCGGTTGGGTGCTCTACGCCTATCGCGGACGTGATGAACGTACCCCGCCCTCTGGCTATTTCGACCCGACGGACTTCCCCTACCGCGAAGACTTGGCGGAGTATTACGCCGAACGCACCGGCCGATCGCTCGATCACCTCACCTATTACATGGTGCTCGCGCAGTTCAAACTTGGTGTGATCATGGAGCGCCAATACGCGCGCATCCTGAACGGCCGACAAAGCATCGAAGTCGCCGGAGACGCCGGCGCCTTCGTGGTGCGGCTCATTGGGAAAGCGCACGCGATGGCGCGAGGCGAAGCGTAG